One Caloenas nicobarica isolate bCalNic1 chromosome 31, bCalNic1.hap1, whole genome shotgun sequence genomic region harbors:
- the MINDY1 gene encoding ubiquitin carboxyl-terminal hydrolase MINDY-1, with protein sequence MDPAHPQGPDPEAGHRAEGPMEPPPEQDRGTSGDKGTPQPAEEAVGGSEVPPPPAVGQGGCAPRPPRHEHPQDDAPEPQTAEDGVSPAGPQAAAGGVTLPADPPPARTPVRDAEADFYCVKWINWKGERTPIVTQNANGPCPLLAVMNVLLLQWKVKLPPQKEVITAEELMAHLGDCILSTQPPREPSEGLQLNFQQNINDTMTVLPKLSTGLDVNVRFTGVSDFEYTPECIVFDLLNVPLYHGWLVDPQSPEVVQAVGKLSYNQLVEKIITCKQASDSSLVSEGLVAEQFLEATASQLSYHGLCELTAAVREGELGVFFRNNHFSTMTKHEGHLYLLVTDQGFLREEGVVWETLHSVDGDSCFCDTDFRLSRGAGPPDHRLQQRQVAQDYMMALCLQRGGGQAPPELGDLELARRLQQEEYQHHQPQHPHPQQQVPAQARSPPRRQRQKPDLDCALL encoded by the exons ATGGACCCAGCGCATCCCCAGGGGCCCGATCCTGAGGCCGGACACCGCGCTGAGGGTCCCATGGAGCCGCCACCcgagcaggacagagggacatcGGGGGACAAAGGGACCCCCCAGCCCGCGGAGGAGGCTGTGGGGGGGTCAGAGGTGcctcccccccccgccgtggggcaggggggctgcGCCCCACGCCCCCCCCGCCACGAGCATCCGCAGGACGACGCTCCGGAGCCACAAACCGCAGAGGACGGGGTGTCCCCGGCGGGTCCCCAAGCTGCCGCGGGGGGGGTGACGTTACCGGctgacccccccccagcccggaCCCCCGTTCGGGACGCGGAGGCGGATTTTTATTGCGTGAAATGGATTAATTGGAAGGGAGAACGGACGCCCATCGTCACGCAGAACGCCAACGGGCCCTGCCCGCTCCTGGCTGTCATGAACGTCCTCCTGCTGCAGTGGAAG GTGAAGCTGCCGCCGCAGAAGGAGGTGATCACGGCCGAGGAGCTGATGGCACATTTGG GGGATTGCATCTTGTCCACCCAACCCCCCCGCGAGCCGTCCGAGGGGCTGCAGCTCAACTTCCAGCAG AACATCAACGACACCATGACGGTGCTCCCCAAGCTCTCGACGGGGCTGGACGTCAACGTGAGGTTCACGGGGGTCTCGGACTTCGAGTACACGCCCGAGTGCATCGTGTTCGACCTGCTCAACGTGCCGCTGTACCACGGCTGGCTGGTGGACCCCCAG AGCCCGGAGGTTGTGCAGGCCGTGGGCAAGCTGAGCTACAACCAGCTGGTGGAGAAGATCATCACCTGCAAGCAGGCCAGCGACTCCAGCCTGGTGAGCGAAG GGCTGGTGGCCGAGCAGTTCCTGGAGGCCACGGCCTCGCAGCTGAGCTACCACGGGCTGTGCGAGCTGACGGCCGCCGTGCGGGAGGGCGAGCTCGGCGTCTTCTTCCGCAACAACCACTTCAGCACCATGACCAAGCACGAG GGCCACCTCTACCTGCTGGTGACGGACCAGGGCTTCCTGCGGGAGGAGGGGGTGGTCTGGGAGACCCTCCACAGCGTGGACGGCGACAGCTGCTTCTGCGACACCGATTTCCGTCTCAGCCGCGGCGCCGGCCCCCCGGACCACCGGCTGCAGCAGAGACAAGTGGCCCAG GATTACATGATGGCGCTGTGCCTgcagcggggggggggacaggcCCCCCCGGAGCTGGGTGACCTGGAGCTGGCGCGgcggctgcagcaggaggagtATCAGCATCACCAGCCGCAGCACCCTCatcctcagcagcaggtcccAGCGCAG GCCCGCTCGCCACCGCGGAGGCAGCGGCAGAAGCCGGACTTGGACTGTGCCCTCCTATAG
- the PRUNE1 gene encoding exopolyphosphatase PRUNE1 has product MQRFVEGSRAALQENIRHHREVHVVMGNEACDLDSTVSALALAYFLAKTSPAPKAAFIPVLNIPRADFALRTETTFLLREQGVPAASLVFRDEIDLGGLHRAGLLTLTLVDHHVLPGADAALEEAVVEVLDHRPLERDRAPGCRVTAEPVGSCATLVTERIAQGPPGVLDGPTAALLHGTILLDCVNLSPAAGKVTPRDVACVSLLEERFPELPARDTIFQALQAAKFDVSGLTTEQMLRKDLKVLSSDELLLAVSAIYVDLETFLRRPGLLPDLEGFCQARGYAGLVAMTISFNERNEPARQLVVYSRRETLRSAVCRVLEEETTPSLQLQPLASPWSCVVTYVQGNALASRKKVLPVLRAALGGPGAAGGPEDEVVPPPTPMNSLVEECPLAQAVPPLCPQDVLERVSRIAAGQPPGSPK; this is encoded by the exons ATGCAGCGGTTCGTGGAGGGGAGCCGGGCGGCGCTGCAG GAGAACATCCGGCATCACCGTGAGGTCCACGTGGTGATGGGCAACGAGGCCTGTGACCTGGACTCCACCGTctcagccctggccctggcgTATTTCCTGGCGAAG ACATCCCCGGCTCCCAAAGCCGCCTTCATCCCGGTGCTGAACATCCCCCGCGCCGACTTCGCGCTGCGGACGGAGACGACGTTCCTGCTGCGGGAACAGGGCGTCCCCGCCGCCTCCCTCGTCTTTCGGGACGAGATCGACCTGGGGGGGCTGCACCGCGCCGGGCTGCTCACCCTGACGCTGGTCGATCACCATGTCCTGCCCGG CGCCGACGCCGCCCTGGAAGAGGCCGTGGTGGAGGTGCTGGATCACCGGCCCTTGGAACGGGACCGAGCGCCCGGCTGCCGGGTGACAGCGGAGCCGGTGGGCTCCTGTGCCACCCTGGTGACCGAGCGCATCGCACAAGGTCCCCCGGGCGTGCTGGACGGACCCACGGCCGCGCTGCTGCACG GCACCATCCTCCTGGACTGCGTCAACCTGAGCCCGGCGGCTGGCAAGGTGACACCCAGGGACGTGGCGTGCGTGTCGCTGCTCGAGGAGAGGTTCCCCGAGCTGCCGGCCCGCGACACCATCTTCCAAGCCCTGCAAGCGGCCAAGTTCGACGTCTCAG GGCTGACGACGGAGCAGATGCTGCGGAAGGACCTCAAGGTCCTCTCCAGCGATGAGCTGCTCCTTGCCGTCAGCGCCATCTACGTGGACCTGGAG ACCTTCCTGCGCCGGCCCGGCTTGCTGCCGGACCTGGAGGGGTTCTGCCAGGCTCGGGGCTACGCGGGGCTGGTGGCCATGACCATCTCTTTTAACGAACGAAACGAGCCCGCGCGGCAGCTCGTGGTCTACAGCCGGCGAGAGACCCTCCGCAGCGCC GTGTGCcgggtgctggaggaggagacgACACcgtccctgcagctccagcccctggcAAGCCCCTGGTCCTGCGTGGTCACCTACGTGCAGGGCAACGCGTTGGCGTCGCGCAAGAAGGTGCTGCCGGTCCTgcgggcagccctggggggaccGGGGGCCGCGGGAGGGCCGGAGGACGAGGTGGTCCCGCCACCCACCCCCATGAACAGCCTGGTGGAGGAATGTCccctggcacaggctgtgccacccctctgtccccaggatGTCCTGGAGAGGGTCAGCCGCATCGCCGCGGGGCAGCCCCCCGGCTCCCCAAAATGA
- the CDC42SE1 gene encoding CDC42 small effector protein 1 → MSDFWHKLGCCVVEKPQPKKRRRRIDRSMIGEPMNFVHLTHIGSGDMAAGEDLPMSGAVQEMRSKGGRERQWSSSRIL, encoded by the exons ATGAGCGACTTCTGGCACAAGCTGGGCTGCTGCGTCGTGGAGAAGCCACAGCCC aagaagaggaggagacgGATTGACCGCTCCATGATTGGGGAGCCCATGAACTTCGTCCACCTGACGCACATCGGCTCTGGCGACATGGCTGCGGGAGAAGACCTGCCCATG AGCGGTGCCGTCCAGGAGATGAGGTCCAAGGGCGGCCGGGAGCGACAGTGGAGCAGCTCCCGCATCTTGTAG